From Candidatus Woesearchaeota archaeon, one genomic window encodes:
- a CDS encoding pseudouridine synthase, whose product MEEKIRVQKFIALSGLCSRRNAEDLIKEGKVKVNGEVISIGDQCLKTDKIEVNDEVISFDLDDLVYIVMNKSSGYVTTNADEFGRETIYDFLDEKDKKDNLFSVGRLDMDTSGLLILTNDGHFAQSIIHPSQDIAKEYIVQTEKELRIEDQKKLEEGVMLDEYRLKPLQIRRIGPNKYIARIYEGRKRQIRRMFELLDYEVTNLHRISIGGLDLKEMNLEFKQYAFVTKKFLQDKIFVKYS is encoded by the coding sequence ATGGAAGAAAAAATCAGAGTACAAAAATTTATTGCATTATCAGGACTTTGTTCTAGAAGAAATGCTGAGGATTTAATTAAAGAAGGAAAAGTTAAGGTTAATGGTGAAGTAATCTCAATTGGTGATCAATGTTTGAAGACTGATAAGATTGAAGTTAATGATGAAGTTATCTCCTTTGATTTGGATGATTTAGTATATATTGTTATGAATAAGAGTTCAGGTTATGTTACAACTAATGCTGATGAGTTTGGAAGAGAGACTATATATGATTTTTTAGATGAAAAGGATAAGAAAGATAATTTATTCTCAGTTGGAAGATTGGATATGGATACTTCAGGACTTTTGATTTTAACTAATGATGGACATTTTGCGCAAAGTATTATTCATCCTTCACAAGATATTGCTAAGGAGTATATTGTACAAACTGAGAAAGAGCTTAGAATTGAAGATCAAAAGAAATTAGAAGAAGGAGTTATGCTTGATGAGTATAGATTAAAACCACTTCAAATTAGAAGAATTGGTCCAAATAAATATATTGCTAGAATTTATGAAGGTAGAAAGAGACAGATTAGAAGAATGTTTGAACTATTAGATTATGAAGTAACCAATTTACATAGAATTAGTATTGGAGGTTTAGATTTGAAAGAAATGAATTTAGAGTTTAAACAGTACGCTTTTGTAACAAAGAAATTCTTACAAGATAAAATATTTGTAAAATATTCTTAA
- a CDS encoding DUF2339 domain-containing protein, giving the protein MNRVLEILENQEKRIQNIEKNLNIEPLENTQVEAQPSAHENEVILEKPKQYKSNLPNFSFNQVISFIGILGIIIGCISFFFYAVAKDWIGPTAQVMIGVILGLILFVLAFSLEERNREWSLIVFGGSFFIEFLSIFVGVIVYKVIPEIIGFIVLLLFTAVAIALSIKFNSKIIAYYSLIGGYLIPIITNTHSEIIFMIMYVLLLNVSLLVLSSRYNWVDLRFTSFIILWVYIVSSFSIYRLESIGFALFFLISVFLINNIMPLVYSVLKKEEINALDSIIFNVNLLFFAPMLYTLLKKFYNIGMIEFGFVILLVAFLYLVEILVLKIKLSSKVYMPTLYSILSGAVITLNLGIFLVLNTINEDFFMVLFLIQWIFFAYMSKFVEESEFYNIVSNIFLALIAIWYLFVLRFDEGLLHATLFLFVLLAIIPGFLFLIKQDINKRINSGLLAISIFLILLSVSKYMMFFIDSEAFYNIVLSVMWLVYTLIGIIKFDKIKEAKILFMVLLGITVLKIAFVDLLFLEGAFRIIGFIVFGILLLIGSYFMKNEKSN; this is encoded by the coding sequence ATGAATAGAGTTCTAGAAATTCTAGAAAATCAAGAAAAGAGGATTCAAAATATTGAAAAAAATTTAAATATTGAACCTTTAGAAAATACTCAAGTTGAGGCTCAACCCTCAGCACATGAGAATGAAGTTATATTAGAAAAACCGAAACAATATAAATCTAATTTACCTAATTTTAGTTTTAATCAAGTAATCTCTTTTATTGGAATTTTAGGAATTATTATTGGATGCATATCATTTTTCTTTTATGCAGTTGCTAAGGATTGGATTGGTCCTACTGCTCAAGTTATGATTGGTGTTATTTTAGGTTTAATATTATTTGTATTAGCATTTAGTTTGGAAGAGAGAAATAGAGAATGGTCTTTGATTGTATTTGGAGGTTCATTTTTTATAGAGTTTTTGTCAATTTTTGTAGGAGTTATAGTATATAAAGTTATACCTGAGATTATAGGATTTATTGTTTTACTATTATTTACTGCAGTTGCAATAGCTTTGAGTATTAAGTTTAATTCTAAAATAATTGCTTATTACTCTTTAATTGGAGGTTATTTGATTCCAATTATTACTAATACTCATTCTGAAATAATTTTTATGATTATGTATGTTTTATTATTAAATGTTTCTCTTTTAGTTTTATCATCTAGATATAATTGGGTAGATTTAAGATTTACATCTTTTATTATTTTGTGGGTATATATTGTCTCTTCATTTAGTATATATAGATTAGAGTCAATTGGATTTGCTTTATTCTTTTTGATATCTGTATTCTTAATAAATAATATAATGCCTTTAGTATATTCTGTATTAAAGAAAGAGGAAATAAATGCACTAGATTCAATAATCTTTAATGTGAATTTATTGTTCTTTGCTCCTATGTTATACACTTTATTGAAGAAATTTTATAATATTGGAATGATAGAATTTGGTTTTGTAATTCTTTTAGTTGCATTTTTATACTTAGTTGAAATATTAGTACTAAAGATTAAATTAAGTTCTAAAGTTTATATGCCAACGCTGTATTCAATTTTATCTGGAGCTGTGATTACTTTGAATCTTGGAATATTTTTAGTATTGAATACTATTAATGAAGATTTTTTCATGGTGTTGTTTTTAATTCAATGGATATTTTTCGCATATATGTCTAAATTTGTAGAAGAGTCAGAGTTTTATAATATTGTATCTAATATATTCTTAGCTTTAATTGCTATTTGGTATTTATTCGTTTTAAGATTTGATGAAGGATTATTACATGCAACTTTATTCCTATTTGTATTGTTAGCAATAATTCCTGGATTTTTATTTTTGATTAAACAAGATATTAATAAGAGAATTAATAGTGGATTATTGGCAATTTCGATATTTTTAATATTGTTATCAGTTTCAAAGTATATGATGTTTTTTATAGACTCTGAAGCTTTTTATAATATTGTACTTTCAGTGATGTGGTTAGTTTATACTTTAATTGGTATTATTAAGTTTGATAAAATAAAAGAAGCAAAAATATTATTTATGGTGCTTTTAGGAATAACTGTTCTTAAGATTGCATTTGTTGATTTATTATTTTTAGAAGGAGCATTTAGAATAATTGGATTTATTGTATTTGGTATTTTATTATTAATTGGTAGCTATTTTATGAAAAATGAAAAAAGTAATTAA
- a CDS encoding thrombospondin type 3 repeat-containing protein produces the protein MKKVIKFFIFIVFLIFLLNPVFSAGTVLFEEYEYVIKITPNCEEYRGYLAVELPEEYNLIQNDLKYTPKSYMDAEEYFILPSVNQEYYELLSNWYVKTIDDFQIQDVELIYDGNTNSDLVIQDKDSIVLDFLNPDVKKLNKITVYAKDSQLEDLTVKIDGNIIPIIITKNAFLTEIYLDKDYLSNNVEIELKFDELVKINEIKFYNQNVKEVKSMLYFFNKEQCSNTYNFYFGKYGVDYNKRYASAQYIPVDFEIEIDTNKNTLYNNDFDNDSKLNEDDNCLIVSNEDQKDINFNDIGDACEDFDSDRVLNFEDNCIEISNRNQMDSDDDKIGDACDDDDGRYLESNNGVLYLLLIFVVLLFVGMAYLILKKK, from the coding sequence ATGAAAAAAGTAATTAAATTTTTTATTTTTATTGTGTTTTTAATTTTTTTATTGAATCCAGTTTTTTCAGCAGGAACTGTATTATTTGAAGAATACGAATATGTAATAAAGATAACTCCTAATTGTGAGGAATATAGAGGCTATTTGGCAGTCGAATTACCTGAGGAGTACAATCTTATTCAAAATGATTTAAAATATACTCCTAAATCGTATATGGATGCTGAAGAGTATTTCATTCTTCCAAGTGTTAATCAAGAATATTATGAATTATTGAGTAATTGGTATGTTAAAACTATTGATGATTTTCAAATTCAAGATGTTGAATTAATATATGATGGAAATACTAATTCAGATCTTGTAATTCAAGATAAGGATTCAATTGTACTGGATTTCTTAAATCCTGATGTTAAAAAATTAAATAAAATTACTGTTTATGCTAAAGATTCTCAACTTGAAGATTTAACAGTTAAAATTGATGGTAATATTATTCCTATAATAATTACTAAGAATGCTTTCTTAACAGAAATTTATTTAGATAAAGATTACTTGAGTAATAATGTGGAGATAGAATTGAAATTTGATGAATTGGTTAAAATTAATGAGATTAAATTTTATAATCAAAATGTGAAAGAGGTAAAGTCAATGCTTTATTTTTTCAATAAAGAACAATGCTCTAATACTTACAATTTTTATTTTGGAAAATATGGTGTTGATTATAATAAGAGGTATGCGAGTGCTCAATATATTCCTGTAGATTTTGAGATAGAAATTGATACTAATAAAAATACTTTATACAATAATGATTTTGATAATGATTCTAAATTGAATGAAGATGATAATTGTTTGATTGTTTCAAATGAAGATCAAAAGGATATCAATTTTAATGATATTGGTGATGCTTGTGAAGATTTTGATTCAGATAGAGTTTTAAATTTCGAAGATAATTGTATTGAGATTTCAAATAGGAATCAAATGGATAGTGATGATGATAAAATAGGTGATGCTTGTGATGATGATGATGGTAGATATCTGGAGAGTAATAATG